From a single Arachis hypogaea cultivar Tifrunner chromosome 3, arahy.Tifrunner.gnm2.J5K5, whole genome shotgun sequence genomic region:
- the LOC112791041 gene encoding serine/threonine-protein kinase SRK2A → MEKYEAVKDLGAGNFGVARLMRNKETKELVAMKYIERGHKIDENVAREIINHRSLRHPNIIRFKEVVLTPTHLAIVMEYAAGGELFERICNAGRFSEDEARYFFQQLISGVHYCHAMQICHRDLKLENTLLDGSPAPRLKICDFGYSKSSLLHSRPKSTVGTPAYIAPEVLSRREYDGKLADVWSCGVTLYVMLVGAYPFEDQDDPRNFRKTIQRIMAVQYKIPDYVHISQDCRHLLSRIFVANPLRRISLKEIKSHPWFLKNLPRELTESAQAAYYQRGNPSFSVQSIDEIMKIVGEARDPPPVSRPVKGFGWEGEEEEEEVEEEVEEEEEEEDEYDKRVKEVHASGEFHIS, encoded by the exons ATGGAAAAGTACGAGGCCGTGAAGGATTTGGGAGCTGGGAATTTTGGGGTGGCTAGGCTCATGAGAAACAAGGAGACCAAGGAGCTCGTTGCCATGAAATACATAGAGCGTGGCCACAag ATTGATGAGAATGTGGCAAGAGAGATTATCAATCACAGATCCCTTCGGCATCCCAACATAATTCGCTTCAAGGAG GTAGTTTTGACCCCCACTCATTTAGCAATAGTGATGGAGTATGCAGCCGGAGGAGAGCTCTTTGAGAGAATATGCAACGCTggaaggtttagtgaagatgag GCTAGATATTTCTTTCAGCAACTGATTTCCGGTGTCCATTACTGTCATGCCATG CAAATATGCCACAGGGATTTGAAGCTAGAAAATACTCTTTTAGATGGAAGCCCTGCACCTCGCCTGAAAATTTGTGACTTTGGTTATTCCAAG TCATCATTGCTTCATTCAAGACCCAAATCAACTGTTGGAACTCCAGCTTATATCGCACCAGAGGTTCTTTCTAGGAGGGAGTATGATGGGAAG TTGGCTGATGTATGGTCATGTGGAGTGACTCTTTATGTCATGCTAGTTGGAGCATATCCCTTTGAGGATCAGGATGACCCTAGGAATTTTAGGAAAACAATTCAG CGTATAATGGCTGTTCAGTACAAAATCCCGGATTATGTTCACATCTCTCAAGATTGCAGACACCTTCTTTCTCGCATATTTGTCGCTAACCCATTGAGG AGAATTTCTCTCAAGGAAATCAAGAGCCACCCATGGTTTCTAAAGAACCTACCAAGGGAGCTAACTGAATCAGCTCAAGCTGCCTACTACCAAAGAGGCAACCCAAGCTTTTCCGTTCAAAGCATAGATGAGATCATGAAAATCGTGGGAGAGGCAAGGGACCCTCCTCCGGTATCTAGGCCTGTCAAAGGTTTTGGGTGggaaggcgaagaagaagaagaggaagtggaagaagaggtggaggaagaggaagaggaagaagatgagtaTGACAAGAGGGTCAAGGAGGTTCATGCAAGTGGAGAATTTCACATCAGTTAA